The genomic segment tccCTGGACGCCAGCATGAAGCAAATCGAAGATGCTAAGGTAACGAATTTTTCCAGCACAGTCGCCAACTTTAAGTTCGAAATTTTGAGTGAGCATAATATTGCCTGGGTGAATGCGCATGTGTGCAGAATGTCCATACTGCTGGATTTTCAGGACTCCTGACAGTAAATGGGAAAGCATTTCAGTCATTCCCTGCGGCGGAAGAGGCTCTTGGAGGCAGCGCTCACCCAGATCACTAACAGCGATCAAGTCAGACAGACATCCGTCACATTTTTCTAAAACGAACATCAGGGACatgccttcgtcgtcgtcgttgTGCATGCAGTAGACTCCCTTGGTGTTCACAATGAGTGGATCGTGGACGTGAACAAACTGCTCCAACTCAGCGAACGAATCTCGCATGCGGCTTGTTACGACCACTGGGACCTGCTTGATAGCTACACGCTCCCGTAGTTGCTTATTCGGTCCTAGAACAACCCCAGGAAAAACCAGAACACTAGGATCATCCCTGCATTGTCCAAGAGGCTCACTCCAGAAGTATATATCATCTGCTAGCTGTTTGAGGCCGCCAAACTGGCTTTGTTGGCTCGACAGGGAAAACGCTGGCGTTCTACTGGTGATTCGTTCTATACACGCCCGCCGCCGGAGAGCTTCCTGGTCATCGCAGTCGCCTGGCAGTACGTTACATTTGAACGAGCATCGATCAAGTGGTTCTGCTAGGCTGTGGACAGATGCCGTGGTGATCATCTTTTCTTGAGTCACATGTTCTGAGTTGTGATCAAGGAACTCTCGTACAGGTTGAGGTACCATGCCAACCGACGGGACAACCATGGAGCAGCAGCAATCGCTTCCAAAAATGGTGCTTTGAGGCAAGAGTCCTGGCGGGGTGACAACATGTCTCTCCAGATGAATGCAGCCTTTCTCATGCTCCTGACATCCTTGCTGTAAATATGATGTGTGGCTCCCTTCGACCATCATTTTTGACTGCAATGCTGATGATATTACATACGGTGTTGCTGCATGTGGGCTCCTGGCTACATCGCTAATTGTGCTCACAGCTGACGTCGGCAGCAGCGGgagcctctctgtgtgtagTGAGCCTCCGCTTCCACCTCCCCTGTtggcttccttctccagagCCGCACTATTCGATGCACAGTCTTGGCTTGACTGCTTGCCAGTGTAAACACGTGGAGAGGTAGTAAGTTGAGGGATAGGGCAGTTGGTGCCGTGGCGCGGTCGTCGGGGAATTGGATTGCCAGGATTCCCCAGAATGCTTCCTCCGCTTTTTATTGTGATTGACATATGGTTGTCCTTGATCACCGTTCGTTGTCCGGGGTGTTTCAGCGGACCAGAACCTTGGAGACGCGCCCCGCTCTTCCGAAAGTCTGGAACAGCCACACCACCAGAATCTTTACGCTCATGTTGAAGTTCCTGCTCCTTCTGTTCTACTGCGGATTCAccgctgcgtttctgctccTGTGCATGAGCGGACGTGGACGCGTCTGCTGCCGAATAGCTGAGGCTTTGTTCCTGCCGCTGGACTCGTGACTCTCCACTGTTCTTTACTCGCGTCGTTTCCAGGGTAGGAGGGGTACCGCTGTCAGCTCGCTCACTATTCGACGGCGAGCGGGTGTCCGAAAGAACAGACTGAGGAGTATGTGAAGATATGAAGTCCGAATAAGCGTGGCGTGTGCGGTTTGAATTCGCTAACGATTCCGTAGTTGAACCGAAATGATGTGCACGTCCGGGGCCGACCGAGTCCATGATGGCAAGAAATCTCGCCCTGAGGCGAGGGTGTGGCTTGTCCGACGGCTGTGCCGgtaaacagaaaaaagggacAGCCAAAGTCGGTCAGCGACCGTTTTGAGTAACATGTTTTAGCACGGATATGCAGCAGACTGACGGAAAGCAGTCCTACCAGGTATATATCCGGGCAGAGAGCATCTTGATCGTCGCAGGAGCCGACCACCTTCGATGGTGGGTAAAATAAATCAGCTGGTCGAAGCTCGCTCAATGTGTGGGCAAAGGGACAGTAGTACCGGTCGCACCAGGCGTTAGTTTGAAATTGCTTGCACATGATCTGAGGGAACGCGGACAAATAACTCAAAAGATATTTCTGGAGGATTTCTTGACGCTGACGCGAAAGTGAGGGTGACAACAACTTGGGAAAGCTCTTACTGTTTTATACATCTTTGGGTGGTACACCTGTTCCTCCTTCGTATGAGCAAACTTGCAGttgcgtttctgtttgcaACTCGACTTCGCAATAGTCCGTCCCCTCCCGTCTTTGACGAACTGAAGGTCATGACAGAGCTCCGGACAATAGTTGTATTTCCATGGTGGCCGGCGGGTCCACCTTAAGTCATGGCTATACTGACACCTGCAAAGAATAACCAccatggagacagaggaagtgGTATGTTACAAAAGCTCGTGTTCATGAATCATAAGCAGTCCTCCTGAACCATCGGCACAAGGATGACATTATCAACAAAATTCTCACCTGTCTGCAAACTCGCATCGGCCCTGCTTTACGTAGCGCTCGCAAATTTTTGTCCGGAATTTGTACAAGTTCTCGTCGTCAAGTGTAGGTGGAAGAGCCATTGTCAAAGCAGAGGGGATTAACAAAGCGAGGGGGCATAAGAACGCAACTGATGAATACCTGGATCTTGACTGTGCTGTTCTAATGACCAGGTGTTTGTGCATGTGTCGTGCATACACAACACGTGTACCGTCAGACAGCAAAGAATTGTACCTCAGTCTGTTCAGTCCTCAGTGCGGCAGGAAAAGCGCAGGTGGAGTACTAAATACGCAGAACAAGTAGATTGTGACCGCGCGTCTATGCGGCAACAATCGGTATTTCTGACGTGATTGATTACGCGGCAGACTGCCCAAACAGACAAATGACAAAAACAACTGTGCGGCACAGCCTCGGCTGCTCTAGGTAGAAGCGAAGCCGAATGGCATCTACTCGCGGGTGCCACCTCGTTGCTACGAAAGCAATCCTAATGTTTTGCTTGACGAAAACGAAAGCGTTGGGAAAACACTACTCACAGGAGGTGGAAACAGCTTCACCTGGTCACGGGGAAATGACTAAACTGAAATGAAGGGCATAGGTGGTTCACTCGATTTAAAAAcgtgtgttttctttctcgcaaCACGTCAGTGCATGGCCACTCCTGACATGCTACTCTGCATATTAGAGGACAGGGAGCCTTCTGATAACTGACATAGATTTGGGCAGCGCGCGAAGGTAGGGCTGAAGCACGAAAGCAAGACCCCATTGTTTGTAGGCCGCGCAGCCGATGTCGCTACTACTGCGCAGCGGCGTAACATGTTATCGTTTTCGTGCCATTTTTACCGGTTCACCGATGTTACATTCAAAGGATTCGGATGTGTCTTCGTAGAATGCTGACCTCATTCTGTGGTGTCACTGGTAGTGGAACCCAAAGAATTTCTTTCAGCTCAAACAAAAACAGGACACCGCTGCCCATGAACATCCGACTGCTTCGAATGTTATCCGTATTTGGTCGGTTTTGCGGAAACGGCTGCTTGATCTAGGTAACTGCGCCTGCCTCGACGTGCGCGGgactcacacacacacacacacgcgtgCCAACCAGAAAAAACAGTTGCACACTGAAGACGATTAATGCCCCTCGCCGTTACGCCCCACTCCTATATCTGCTGTAGTAGCACAAGCAAGCTTACAGCTCATGGCAACTCAGCATCAGCTCCTCCATGCATCATTCTATTATCTCAGAGCAGACTTCTTTCTGAGTTCTAGGTGGGCCTTCAAGACACTAGACAAGGGCTTACAAGTTCACCCACAGGCTTGCCGGATGTCGGCAACACGAACACCGAATGTTACGGCGATCCAACGGCCCAAACAAAATTGAGCTGTATCTACACCCTGTGCGAGTTTGATTGTAACCACGTTGCTGCCAGTTTGTGCAAATATACTCTCATGAGTGGGCGAAGCGACGAAATGGCGTGGCTCTGTattttgcttttctctctgattGTCTCAAATGGGACCGCTGTGCATTGGCGAAGTGAGCGTGCCCCGCAGCCGATGTCATTCGGATTCCCTGCGCCGCAGCCTGGTTCCACCACCTCCGAACTTATAGAAGCTGAGTCGCCGCACATTAGCTGTCAGACGTCTGAAGacacgaaggaagagaatgTTATTCATGCGGAAGCGGAATTGGAGGCAGCGGCAGACGAAGCCACCGGCAAGCTGCAGAAAGATTTAGATGTTGTAGAGCCACCGCGCAGtcctgaagagaaagaaacgaaagctCGGGAAAAAAGCGGATTCCTAACCAATATCTTAGAGAAAGCAGCCCACGCGTTTGCGTCATCCAGTCTAACTCAAATGGAAGGTGTGCCGTGGCTCAATTATTCCGTGACCCGGTTACGTGGTAGAGCCTTCATTGTTCgtaggaggagaagaggtcCGGGAGTTTCAGAAGCGGATTATTGCAGCCCTAGACGAGGTAAATCATGCTGCCTCCGAAATCGATCGAACACAGTGAATTCAACGGCATTCAGAAAAAGCCTCCGTCACCAATGACACAAGAAGATTTCAGTGAGCTGGCAGTAAGTCTTTGATCATTTGTTGAGCAAGCGGGCCACTTTGATCATGCATtccaggaagagacagcaccGGTAGGTACAGGCCTCCTCAGTTTATCGATGAGCATTCACTGTGACGGAGCTTCAGGTGGTGGCAACCGAGTGTGTTCGAGACTACTCTGTACAGTGCCCCAATGACTTCACCCCTGACGAGGCGAATTGCGTTGCGTTGGATTCGTACTCTGGGCCATGCACGAAAACACAAAAGGATCTGCACAAACTAACGGATGAGCAGAAAGCAGTCTGGTCGGATATTTGCCAGGTCAGCTTCCCGTGCTTGCCCGACAGTTGCCCCGCGGGCTCGAACTATAGAAGGCAATGCCCCGTGGACTGGAAGCCGGATGCCGATGGAAGATGCCATGCCGCTTCGGGCAAGTCTCCGTGCGACAGCAAAATCCGGGGGGACTCATCCGCTGAAGAAAAGGCTAACTTTGAGTCTACTTGCAAAGTGCGCTGGCCTTGCCTTCCTCTTAACTGCGCCAAGGATTATAGCGCCGCGTGCCCGGAAGGTTGGTATCAATCCTCGAACCATCTGTGTTCTCCACCGGCGCTCTACAACGGCCCATGCAAGCAGCCAGTAGATACGAGTGAATACGTCGGAAGGAGCGATCTAAAGGCAGCTTTTGAAAAGAGGTGTCTTGCCCCCTGGAAGTGCAACTGGCCGTTGACTGCTCGGCAAAGAGATTACGAAGCAACTTGTCCTCTTTCCTGGTTTCGCTTGACTGACGGGACATGCGAGGCTCCACCGGACTTTCAGTCATCCGCGAACTGTCCTCGTCGCATAAATTCTGCAATGTCTGCATCTGAGAAAGCATCGTTTGCGGTTGGATGCGATGTAGATTTCCCTTTTGCCGGTTAGCTACTTTCCTGCTTCAGTATGTCCATCCCCTCACTTGCTGCAACATGACGTCAGAACGTGGGGAGTGCCCGCGAGATTTCTCGTCAAGGTGCCCGATCGGCTGGCTTGACGTAGGAGACGGACTCACTTGCCGGGCTCCTGAAGATTACATCGGGAAATGTAAGGGAAAACGTATAGTTCCAGCATCAAACAAACCCCAAACACACGTGTGTTAACTTAGGCGACCGAGTGCTCAACTTTGGGAAGATGAACGACAGCCAGAAGCTCGATAAGATGGCTCTGTGCACCGTTGACTGGCCTTGTGGGTGACATGTTACCTAATTTGCGATTCAAGAAAGTCACTGTGTTTTTTGAACTCAGGCATCGGCGAATGGACTCGGGGAATTACAGTAAGCAACCGCTGCCTTAGTCAAACACCATAGACAATTCACCGTCTCATGCATTTAGTTTGTTCGTGTGGAGTCGACACGGAAATCCCCGTTGCCGTCATCTACAGCACAGGCGAACGGCGCTGTCAACGAAAGTGGTGCTGTGGAGACTCCCCTCACACAGTAACAAACTGGCACCGTTCAGCTAGCCGAAACTGATGGATCCTTGCACAGATCCGGGAGCTTGATTTATATTTTTTCCCAGCTGATGCATATTCTAGCATCGCTTGAAGCAAAAAGCAGACTCTACACAAGTTTGCAAGACATTCCATGGATGTGTGCTTCCATTTGTATTGCGAGTTACTCGGCAGACACTGGAAAACTTGTCAAGCAACAGCTCCCACCAACACGTGTCCGACACAAAAAGCTCTACATGTGCCTCGATCACCAAACACACTCCGTTTTCAAGCGCTTGTCACAATGTTGCTGCACCTTATTCGAATAATGCGTCGCACAATACGTTGGCGTTGACTTTGCGTCGGCGCAACATTGTGACGTCAGAAAGCACGTGGCAATGTGCCGAGCGAGCAGCGGAAGTAGAGAGGGGAGATGTCGTTCCCAATTGCACTGCGGAAACCATACTGAAGCCAAATGATTTAGCCTGCCGGTAATCCTTGACTGCACCACGCAAACCTCTTCTGTTTTACTTTATATATCCAGATTGTTCTTTAGTTCGCTCACCCAGTGGTGTGGTAGCATGCATCAAACTGTACGCACATGGCTGTCGGTATCTCAATGTTGAGCATTACCGAGAATCCTAAGCACAACTAATACCGCTGTTCACTAGCTGTGACATACCAGAAACCTACGGAGTTACTTGAACGATTTTTCCGAAGGCAGATGATTATGTAAAACTGGTTTTCCATGACAAACACGTCACGTGCTGTGCGGGCGCCAAGACAATTGGTGGCACACGTTCGCAGTCACAAACCAGGGCGCCTGCTGTTTGCACAAAACCACAGAAAGTGTGTCCGCGTTTTCCCACGTAACGGAGATTCTATTTGAGAAGAGATAAATCGTTTGTAGAAAAGGAAATTGTTCAACCTTAGCTGCGAAGAGACCATCAGGATATAAAACGAGTCAGATGAACAACATGCCCCAAGAAAGCTCCCCCATTCCAGTGGCCGTGGAGCAGTTCGACGATGAGCAAGCTACGTCTGATGGCACAAGTCTACGCTTTACTTATGATCTGTCGTTCCAAAAGCTTGCGCTCAGCCACGCGCGCTAGTTTGTCCATGAAATCTTCTGTGCAAAGGTAGTCCCTGTCAGTCAGCTTGTCGCCTTTTATGGCCAGTGCCAGATCCTTCGTCATAAAGCCTGCCTCTACGGTCTCTACACAGGCATCTTCCAACGCCTCGACAAATTCCTTAAGCTTCTGATTGTTATCAAGTTTTGCCCGATGACCGAGAGATCGTGTCCACGCGTAAATAGAGGCTATCGGATTTGTTGATGTCTTGATTCCCTTTTGGTACTGCCGATAGTGCCGCGTGACGGTGCCATGggctgcctctgcttcgaTTGTCTTTCCGTCTGGACAGACAAGCACACTTGTCATCAAACCGAGACTTCCATATCCCTGGGCTACGACATCCGACTGAACATCTCCGTCATAATTCTTGCACGCCCAAACAAAGCCGCCAGAGCTTTTGATTGCTTGGGCGACCATGTCATCGATCAGGCGATGTTCGTACCTGCGGTGGCAACAAGAAGAGTAGAATGAGGAAGTAGTGTCAAAAAAAGGATTTTTTTGCCCGAAGGTATCGGACAGAGATATCGCATCCTTACCAGAGTCCAGCCTCCTCAAACTTTTGCTTGTACTCCTTCTCATAAATTGTTTGAAATATATCCTTGAACCTTCCATCATATTTTTTGAGAACCGTGTTTTTCGTACTGAGGTACAGAGGCATCTTCTGGTCCAGCGCGTACTGAAAACACGAGTGTGCAAATCCTTTGATACTTGCATCGGTATTATACATTCCGAGAGCAACGCCGCCGCCTTTGAACTCGTAGACTTCGTGCACCTCAGGGTTAGACCTGCACACACTCACAGCTCCTCATCAGCCCCTTTCAAAGAGGCCTCATCacagcagcgacgaggcCCGAATATTATTGAGGCGGAGCACTTTCATTAAGCCATACGGCCGATGAACATCCTCTCTAACAACCATGACGGCCTACTTGTCAGCAGGGATGAAGCTCATCACAAAGCGGCCAGGTTTGTCCACGGTGAAATCGAGCGCTTTGTATTGGTCAGCGTGAGCATGACGACCAATGATGATTGGTTTCGTCCACGAAGGTACTAGGCGAGGGACCTGAAAGGCATCAAGGGTTTAATCGTATCTGATGAACGTTTTGTTCAATGGCTTGTCTCAATAAAAGGAAGCAACGTGCACCCTACACTTTGAGCCTACGTTTTTCATCAGAATGGGAGCTCGAAAAATGGTGCCGTCCAGGGTGTTCCTGATCGTTGCATTTGGCGACTTCCACATTTTCTTGAGGTTGAACTCTGTGGCAGGCCAAATCACAATTAACACGAGTAGCAACACACGATTTGCTACGGTCGCGCGCTCGTTCACTTCAGCGGCTAGTCATTTGCCCTCGTGAAAGATAGTATCTTACTCGTTCAATCGAACTACGAGCTTACCCTTCACTCTCTGTTCATCTGGCGTGATAGTCGCACATTTAACACCAACCCCATGGCGTTTGATGGCCAGGGCAGCATCTATCGTGACCTGATCATCTGTCTTATCGCGGTGTTGAATGCTCAAGTCGTAGTACATCAAAGGAATATCAAGATAGGGGAGAATCAGCTGAACGCATAGGTCCATAGTGTATAAAGAtactttttcttcgctgtgtgtTGTTTCAAAGGGGATCTAGGTCAATGTGCTTCACGAGGAAATAAGTAGTCTCTGTAACGTTCGGAGATAAACCGAGTCCCAGTTCAAAGTCTTCTTTTAGACTACTCTCCGCCCTGTCTTGAATTTGCGCTTTAAAACCGCATGAAACGTATTGCGCGGCATAGTCGCAAGGTTGCAGTATCAAAATGGAATGACCTGGTATAAGGCGAGCCTCAAGGCTGAGGGACTGTAGCAACGACGAACCGCAAAAGGCTTTTGTGGCTGCCGAGAATAGTAGAGCACCTTATCGCTGGTATGGAGGATAGATCGAGCATCAATCTGGTCGGTAGATGTTCGCGGGAACGGGGAAAAAAGTGCATAGAAGCCTTCCACAACATGTGAGAACGTCATGCGGGagctctctttcctcgccatCCTACCTTCTCCTTGATCATTGCCCAGATGACCCGGGCCATCTCATCGCCGTCCATCTCCACCACTGGCTGGTCCACCTTGATTCGCTGGAATCCTGACATTTTGTTCATTATTCCAGTTTGGCTTAGTGCGTTGCTACGTTCCTCCTTCTTTACCGTCTTGCAGGAAGCTGAGGATGGTTGCACTCCAGACGCGGTCACTGCAGAGTCGTGACgtgacacacacacagactcGGCCACAATAGAGCTAGTTGAGAGTAATGCAGCACAGAGGCCGGTATGCCAactgcgcagagagagatatgAATTGCGGACCGTACCGCGTGCCACACAAGAGTTTTTGACATGTTGCCCTTCACTGGGCGAACAAGAAAGACTTTGCAGAAACGCTTCGAAGAAAGTGTTCTGCGCACGTGTGTGGCGGACCGTGGATAGGTAGGTACGCAGTGCAAGGACGCTTTCGTCCAAAAACATTCGCCGCAGGAGTTCAAAAGCGCCGCAGTGCTACCTTAGCTGAGTGACATGCCGCGCTCCCAGATTGCTCACCAGGGGGAGGACGACCGAAACCATCGACTTGCTGGCCTCCACAAAGTGGAGACAGGTAGCTCTTGGCACGTGATACGAGACTTAGACCGCGCCTGACGAAAATGCGGGTTTCAGGGACGGTTTCTGGGTGCGTGACAGTTGCAAGGTAATGGCTGTTTCCCGGGTAGGGTGTGCGCGAACATGGTATGTGTAGATGACCCGTTCCGTCTCCACTCCGCGGTGCAGATGCTGGAGACACAGTGCACCGCAAGAGGTCCTTGTAGCTTTGGCGCAAAAATCCTGAGCAAGAATTGGTAGGCTCACGGGGCAACACGGCGGGGACGAGAATTGCAGCAGATGGACGACAACGGGAACCACTAAACTGCGAAGCactccgcgcatgcacgggcgagaaaaaagcgaaaaaaacacagagaagcgggTACATGGTATGTGCAAAACAAATTACAGTCCCACTTTTTTTCGGATGAAAAAGTGCCTCTATATGTGCGACCAGAGCACTAGGTACATCATAGGAGCACACGCTGTTTTGAGGCACAGCAATCAGGCGATCTGGCAAGACACGGAAGAGTGAAATGGTGTTGTCCTGTGTGTGCAACCCATAGGAGCACACCAGTAGGCCATCAACCGTTGCCGGGTGAGTGTGTGATAGAGTCCTCGCAGGACTCACTGACTTTCTACCAAATTTTACCTGGCCACCACGTCCAGTTTCACGTTTACAAGATTAACATAATGATCCACGAGCCGGCCATATTGCGTGGCACAAAACACTGAGGCTCTGCATAATCGACAAACATGAACACCATTGTTCTAG from the Toxoplasma gondii ME49 chromosome IX, whole genome shotgun sequence genome contains:
- a CDS encoding cpw-wpc domain-containing protein (encoded by transcript TGME49_266770); its protein translation is MSFGFPAPQPGSTTSELIEAESPHISCQTSEDTKEENVIHAEAELEAAADEATGKLQKDLDVVEPPRSPEEKETKAREKSGFLTNILEKAAHAFASSSLTQMEGGEEVREFQKRIIAALDEKKPPSPMTQEDFSELAEETAPVVATECVRDYSVQCPNDFTPDEANCVALDSYSGPCTKTQKDLHKLTDEQKAVWSDICQVSFPCLPDSCPAGSNYRRQCPVDWKPDADGRCHAASGKSPCDSKIRGDSSAEEKANFESTCKVRWPCLPLNCAKDYSAACPEGWYQSSNHLCSPPALYNGPCKQPVDTSEYVGRSDLKAAFEKRCLAPWKCNWPLTARQRDYEATCPLSWFRLTDGTCEAPPDFQSSANCPRRINSAMSASEKASFAVGCDVDFPFAERGECPRDFSSRCPIGWLDVGDGLTCRAPEDYIGKCDRVLNFGKMNDSQKLDKMALCTVDWPCIGEWTRGITFVRVESTRKSPLPSSTAQANGAVNESGAVETPLTQ
- a CDS encoding isocitrate dehydrogenase (encoded by transcript TGME49_266760~Signal peptide predicted by SignalP 2.0 HMM (probability 0.977) with cleavage site probability 0.883 at residue 17) — translated: MYPLLCVFFAFFSPVHARSASQFSGSRCRPSAAILVPAVLPREPTNSCSGFLRQSYKDLLRCTVSPASAPRSGDGTGHLHIPCSRTPYPGNSHYLATVTHPETVPETRIFVRRGLSLVSRAKSYLSPLCGGQQVDGFGRPPPVTASGVQPSSASCKTVKKEERSNALSQTGIMNKMSGFQRIKVDQPVVEMDGDEMARVIWAMIKEKLILPYLDIPLMYYDLSIQHRDKTDDQVTIDAALAIKRHGVGVKCATITPDEQRVKEFNLKKMWKSPNATIRNTLDGTIFRAPILMKNVPRLVPSWTKPIIIGRHAHADQYKALDFTVDKPGRFVMSFIPADKSNPEVHEVYEFKGGGVALGMYNTDASIKGFAHSCFQYALDQKMPLYLSTKNTVLKKYDGRFKDIFQTIYEKEYKQKFEEAGLWYEHRLIDDMVAQAIKSSGGFVWACKNYDGDVQSDVVAQGYGSLGLMTSVLVCPDGKTIEAEAAHGTVTRHYRQYQKGIKTSTNPIASIYAWTRSLGHRAKLDNNQKLKEFVEALEDACVETVEAGFMTKDLALAIKGDKLTDRDYLCTEDFMDKLARVAERKLLERQIISKA